In Mycobacterium sp. Aquia_216, a genomic segment contains:
- a CDS encoding class I SAM-dependent methyltransferase has protein sequence MPRTDDDSWDITQSVGSTALGVAAARAAETESEHPLINDPFARVFVDAAGEGLWSIYADPALLAKAVEIEPEMRTRIQLMVDFMATRTAFFDEFFLGAADAGVRQVVILASGLDARSWRLPWPDSTVVYELDQPKVLDFKTATLRDHGAKPTADLVTIPIDLRQDWPKALQEAGFDASKPSVWSAEGLVRYLPSQAQDLLFERMHSLSAPGSWLASNVPSPGFTDPDRVRRQREDAQRLRAAAAKLVDAEITDVEDLWYAEERTPVDAWLREHGWDVAALSFPELMARYHRSLPDDAVDAMPPTLYVSAQRRH, from the coding sequence ATGCCACGTACCGACGACGATTCCTGGGACATCACTCAGAGCGTGGGGTCCACCGCACTCGGGGTCGCGGCGGCCCGCGCCGCAGAGACCGAGAGCGAGCATCCGCTCATCAACGACCCGTTCGCACGCGTCTTCGTGGACGCCGCGGGGGAGGGGTTGTGGAGCATCTACGCCGACCCCGCGTTGTTGGCCAAGGCCGTCGAGATCGAACCCGAGATGCGCACGCGGATCCAGCTGATGGTCGACTTCATGGCGACGCGGACGGCGTTTTTCGACGAGTTCTTCCTCGGTGCGGCCGACGCCGGGGTTCGGCAGGTGGTGATTCTGGCGTCCGGACTTGACGCGCGGTCGTGGCGGTTGCCGTGGCCCGACAGCACGGTGGTGTACGAACTTGACCAGCCGAAGGTGCTGGACTTCAAGACGGCCACGTTGCGCGACCACGGCGCGAAGCCCACCGCAGACCTCGTGACCATACCGATCGATCTGCGTCAGGACTGGCCAAAGGCGTTACAGGAAGCAGGTTTTGACGCATCGAAGCCGAGCGTCTGGTCTGCGGAGGGGTTGGTACGCTACCTGCCATCGCAAGCTCAGGATCTGTTGTTCGAGCGCATGCATTCGCTCAGCGCGCCGGGCAGCTGGCTGGCTTCCAACGTTCCCAGCCCGGGCTTTACCGACCCCGACCGAGTACGGCGTCAGCGTGAAGACGCGCAGCGCCTGCGCGCCGCGGCCGCGAAGTTGGTCGACGCCGAGATCACCGATGTCGAGGACCTCTGGTACGCGGAGGAGCGCACACCGGTCGACGCATGGCTGCGTGAACACGGCTGGGACGTCGCCGCCTTGTCCTTCCCGGAGTTGATGGCTCGCTACCACCGCTCCCTGCCGGACGACGCCGTCGACGCCATGCCGCCCACTCTGTACGTCTCCGCTCAGCGACGCCACTAG
- the lipE gene encoding lipase LipE, with protein MLTEDGKIHVPADLDAVTAVGDEDHSEIDSVAVERIWQAARHWYQAGMHPAIQLCIRHRGRVVLNRAIGHGWGNAPTDAPDAEKVPVTTDTPFCVYSAAKSIAATVVHRLVERGAFSLDDRVCEYMPTFTSHGKHRITIRHVLTHSAGLPFPTGPLPDLKRTDDHEYVQEMLGNLRPLYRPGLVHMYHALTWGPLIREIVYTATGKDIREILAAEILDPLGFRWTNFGVAKQDVALVAPSHATGRPLPPVVAQIFRKAIGGTVHEMIPVTNTPFYLTTVIPSSNTVSTANEMSRFAEIWRRYGELDGVRVLQAETLRGAVTESRRLRPDFAVGLMPARWGTGFILGTNRWGPFGRNAAAAFGSLGLSNIAIWADPERSLAAGLISSGKPGRDPELRRYTALMNTIAAQIPIG; from the coding sequence ATCCTCACCGAGGACGGCAAGATCCATGTCCCGGCCGACCTGGACGCGGTGACCGCGGTCGGCGACGAGGACCACTCGGAAATCGACAGCGTGGCCGTCGAACGCATCTGGCAGGCCGCCCGCCATTGGTACCAGGCGGGCATGCACCCGGCGATCCAGCTGTGCATCCGGCACCGGGGCCGCGTCGTGCTCAATCGCGCGATCGGCCACGGCTGGGGCAATGCGCCCACCGACGCTCCCGACGCCGAGAAGGTTCCCGTCACGACGGACACCCCGTTCTGTGTGTACTCGGCGGCCAAGAGTATCGCCGCGACCGTGGTGCACAGGCTCGTCGAGCGGGGAGCCTTTTCCCTCGACGACCGGGTCTGCGAATACATGCCCACCTTCACCAGCCACGGCAAGCACCGCATCACGATCCGGCACGTGCTGACCCACAGCGCCGGCCTCCCGTTTCCCACCGGGCCGCTGCCCGACCTCAAACGCACCGACGACCACGAGTACGTGCAGGAGATGCTGGGCAATTTGCGGCCGCTGTATCGGCCGGGGCTGGTGCACATGTACCACGCGCTGACCTGGGGTCCGCTGATCCGCGAGATCGTCTACACGGCCACCGGCAAGGACATTCGCGAGATCCTGGCCGCCGAAATCCTCGACCCGCTGGGCTTTCGGTGGACGAACTTCGGCGTCGCCAAGCAAGACGTCGCCCTGGTCGCGCCGAGCCACGCCACCGGCCGGCCCTTGCCGCCGGTGGTTGCGCAGATATTCCGCAAGGCGATCGGCGGAACGGTGCACGAGATGATCCCGGTGACCAACACCCCGTTCTACCTGACGACCGTGATTCCGTCGTCGAACACCGTGTCGACCGCTAACGAGATGTCACGCTTCGCCGAAATCTGGCGCCGCTACGGCGAACTCGACGGTGTACGGGTATTGCAGGCGGAAACGCTGCGGGGCGCGGTGACCGAATCCCGGCGCTTGCGGCCGGATTTCGCGGTGGGTCTGATGCCGGCTCGCTGGGGTACGGGCTTCATCCTCGGCACGAACCGATGGGGGCCGTTCGGCCGCAACGCAGCGGCCGCGTTCGGCAGTCTCGGTCTCAGCAATATCGCGATCTGGGCCGACCCCGAGCGCAGCCTGGCCGCCGGACTGATCAGCAGCGGCAAACCCGGCCGCGACCCGGAACTGCGCCGTTACACGGCGCTGATGAACACCATCGCGGCGCAGATCCCGATAGGTTGA
- a CDS encoding quinone oxidoreductase family protein, whose amino-acid sequence MHAAVVTTFDRPPAYREFPSPTSQTADEVVVDVIASGLHPRVRSQADGSHYTSSGTLPLVPGIDGVGRAPDGTLRYFVLPDTTMGAMAEQTVIDQRRSFVLPEGTDPILVAAAMNPVMSSWVALRRRIDFEPGQTVLILGATGSSGRMAVQVAKRLGAGHVIGAGRDAQRLASLPQLGADAVAQIDNDSAINDLAHAARDVDVVIDYLWGPITAQVMAGIATHRSDQAKPLTWIEIGSVAGPSAEIFSAALRAVRLQIVGSGQGSVPTSDILAELPAMATEISSGGFEFDARAVPLADVEAAWDATDADQRIVITP is encoded by the coding sequence ATGCACGCAGCCGTCGTCACCACATTCGACAGGCCTCCCGCCTACCGCGAGTTCCCTAGTCCCACCTCGCAAACCGCCGACGAGGTCGTGGTCGACGTGATCGCCTCCGGCCTGCATCCACGGGTACGATCTCAGGCTGACGGCTCGCATTACACCAGCTCCGGGACGCTACCCCTGGTCCCCGGCATCGACGGCGTGGGGCGCGCACCCGACGGCACGCTTCGCTACTTCGTCCTGCCCGATACCACGATGGGCGCGATGGCCGAACAGACCGTCATCGACCAACGGCGCAGTTTCGTGCTTCCGGAGGGCACCGACCCCATCCTGGTGGCCGCCGCGATGAACCCCGTCATGTCCTCCTGGGTCGCCCTTCGCCGGCGTATCGACTTCGAACCCGGTCAAACGGTGTTGATTCTCGGTGCCACCGGCAGCTCGGGTCGCATGGCCGTACAGGTCGCCAAACGCCTTGGCGCGGGCCACGTCATCGGCGCCGGACGCGACGCGCAGCGGCTCGCTTCCCTTCCGCAGCTGGGGGCCGACGCTGTCGCTCAAATCGACAACGATTCGGCGATAAACGATCTCGCGCACGCCGCGCGCGACGTCGATGTCGTGATCGACTATCTGTGGGGTCCGATCACGGCCCAGGTGATGGCCGGTATCGCCACCCACCGTAGCGATCAGGCAAAGCCGCTCACGTGGATCGAAATCGGCTCGGTCGCTGGCCCCTCGGCCGAGATCTTCTCCGCGGCACTGCGCGCCGTACGCCTACAGATCGTCGGCAGCGGACAAGGCTCGGTCCCGACCAGCGACATCCTGGCCGAACTACCCGCGATGGCTACCGAAATCAGCAGCGGCGGTTTCGAATTCGATGCCCGGGCCGTGCCGCTGGCCGATGTCGAAGCCGCCTGGGATGCCACCGACGCCGATCAGCGGATCGTTATCACGCCCTAG
- a CDS encoding SDR family NAD(P)-dependent oxidoreductase, with protein MTALAYRGTTVLITGASSGLGAAFAHQLAERGANLVLVARSRDKLELTAKELHARHGVDVLAYDCDLSRPGAGVALAEWLSDDGVRVDTVINNAGVGTHGDFVTQDPDAITAQVRLNVDAVVDLTRALLPQLLSSGRGALVNVASTSAYQPTPSMAVYGASKAFVLSFTEALAYEHRHSGLRVLAVSPGPMRTPFFEVLGTTRPGVGRWQTPEAVAAQTLRTLDRRSAPPSIISGTLNAVPAFANRFAPRRVVLAITGKAIGA; from the coding sequence ATGACCGCCCTGGCTTACCGCGGCACCACCGTGCTGATCACCGGTGCCAGTTCAGGTTTGGGCGCCGCGTTCGCACACCAGCTGGCCGAGCGCGGCGCCAATCTGGTGCTGGTGGCGCGAAGCCGCGACAAGCTGGAGCTGACCGCGAAGGAACTGCACGCACGGCACGGTGTCGACGTGCTGGCGTACGACTGTGACCTGTCGCGACCCGGTGCCGGGGTTGCACTGGCCGAATGGCTCTCCGACGACGGTGTGCGAGTGGACACCGTGATCAACAACGCCGGTGTGGGCACCCACGGCGATTTCGTCACGCAGGATCCCGACGCGATCACCGCTCAGGTGCGATTGAATGTTGATGCGGTGGTCGATCTTACCCGTGCGTTACTGCCGCAGCTGCTGAGTAGCGGTCGGGGCGCATTGGTGAACGTCGCGAGCACCAGCGCCTACCAGCCCACTCCGTCGATGGCCGTTTACGGCGCCAGCAAGGCCTTCGTGCTGAGCTTCACCGAGGCGCTGGCCTACGAACACCGGCATAGCGGCCTGCGCGTACTCGCCGTATCACCCGGTCCGATGCGCACCCCGTTTTTCGAGGTGCTGGGCACCACCCGGCCGGGCGTCGGACGCTGGCAGACGCCCGAAGCCGTTGCCGCGCAGACATTGCGGACGCTGGACCGTCGTTCGGCTCCACCCAGCATCATCTCCGGAACGCTCAACGCCGTGCCCGCATTCGCCAACCGGTTCGCGCCTCGCCGCGTCGTCTTGGCGATTACCGGCAAAGCCATCGGCGCCTGA
- a CDS encoding carboxymuconolactone decarboxylase family protein, which produces MTSLLRRNRTTSPPVVQPPFVVPEGDWQGELYPRRIPPLPRAQQRLFHRFFLAAIRRSAHENYDYNCFLVLARLGRIFPIHAMLVGQLLRGGTISPADTERIIIRIAWRMGCQYEYAHHTRMALQHGISRREIESLTNETDEEWSDRTRTLLAAADELFATKNLSAATYQRLRRELDENQILEFSMLVGHYMMAAMMLDVAGCEVEPTFALDTR; this is translated from the coding sequence ATGACTTCGCTGCTCCGCCGCAACCGCACTACGAGTCCTCCGGTGGTCCAACCACCGTTCGTTGTACCCGAGGGAGATTGGCAGGGCGAGCTGTATCCACGCCGTATACCGCCGCTGCCGCGTGCGCAGCAGCGCCTCTTCCATCGCTTCTTCTTGGCGGCAATCCGTCGCAGCGCCCACGAAAACTACGACTACAACTGCTTTCTGGTGTTGGCGCGGCTGGGCCGGATCTTCCCGATCCATGCGATGCTGGTCGGCCAGCTGCTGCGGGGTGGCACGATCTCACCGGCCGACACGGAACGCATCATCATCCGCATCGCCTGGCGGATGGGTTGTCAATACGAGTACGCCCACCACACCCGGATGGCCCTCCAGCACGGCATCTCCCGGCGTGAGATCGAATCGCTGACCAACGAGACCGACGAAGAGTGGTCGGATCGCACCCGCACGCTGCTGGCTGCCGCCGACGAACTATTCGCCACCAAGAACCTCTCCGCGGCCACTTATCAGCGACTGCGCCGCGAGCTCGACGAGAACCAGATCCTCGAGTTCTCAATGCTTGTCGGTCATTACATGATGGCCGCGATGATGCTCGACGTCGCCGGTTGTGAAGTCGAGCCCACGTTCGCCCTCGACACCCGGTAA
- a CDS encoding nuclear transport factor 2 family protein, with protein sequence MTRTPQEIFAHHGEALAAGDLDEIVADYADDSVVISPGGVARGKDAIRDVFANLLADLPNADWDLKTQFFDGDVLFLEWTADSALSRVDDGVDTFVFRGGVIRAQTLRYTARAKR encoded by the coding sequence ATGACACGTACGCCCCAGGAAATCTTCGCTCACCACGGGGAAGCGCTGGCCGCGGGGGACCTCGACGAGATCGTCGCCGATTACGCCGACGATTCGGTGGTGATCAGCCCGGGCGGCGTCGCGCGCGGCAAGGACGCCATCCGGGACGTCTTCGCCAACTTGCTCGCCGATCTGCCGAACGCGGACTGGGACCTGAAAACCCAGTTCTTCGACGGCGACGTGTTGTTCCTCGAGTGGACCGCCGATTCGGCGCTCAGCCGGGTCGATGACGGCGTCGACACCTTCGTCTTCCGCGGCGGCGTGATCCGCGCGCAGACCCTCCGGTACACCGCACGGGCCAAGCGCTGA
- a CDS encoding NAD(P)H-quinone oxidoreductase translates to MRAIVAESSDQLVWQEVPDVSAGPGEVLIKTTAAGVNRADVLQAAGKYPPPPGASEIIGMEVSGVVAELGSGVTEWSVGQEVCALLAGGGYAEYVAVPAPQLLPIPDGVTLEDAAGLPEVACTVWSNLVLTAHLSKGQLLLMHGGASGIGTHAIQVARALGARVAVTAGSAAKLDTCRDLGAEITINYHDEDFVARLREETDGADVIFDIMGASYLDRNLDALANDGQLVIIGMQGGLKAELNIGKLLPKRARIIGTTLRGRPVSGPNSKGEIVAAVTASVWPMIADGRVRPFIGARMPIQQAAEAHQQLVSGDVHGKIVLAV, encoded by the coding sequence ATGCGCGCCATCGTCGCCGAATCCTCCGACCAACTCGTCTGGCAAGAGGTCCCCGATGTCTCCGCCGGGCCCGGCGAGGTGCTGATCAAAACCACCGCGGCCGGCGTCAACCGCGCCGATGTGCTGCAAGCCGCCGGCAAGTATCCGCCCCCGCCGGGAGCCAGCGAAATCATCGGCATGGAGGTTTCCGGTGTCGTCGCCGAATTGGGCTCCGGTGTCACGGAATGGTCCGTCGGACAAGAAGTTTGCGCGTTGCTCGCTGGCGGCGGATATGCCGAATACGTCGCGGTCCCGGCCCCTCAGCTGCTGCCGATCCCGGACGGCGTCACGCTGGAGGACGCCGCGGGCCTGCCCGAGGTGGCCTGCACGGTGTGGTCGAACCTGGTGCTGACGGCCCACCTGAGCAAAGGCCAGCTGCTGCTGATGCACGGCGGGGCCAGCGGCATCGGGACCCACGCGATTCAGGTCGCGCGCGCGTTGGGCGCCCGGGTGGCGGTCACCGCCGGCTCGGCGGCCAAGCTGGACACCTGCCGCGATCTGGGCGCCGAGATCACCATTAACTATCACGACGAGGATTTCGTCGCGCGGCTGCGGGAGGAGACCGACGGCGCCGACGTGATCTTCGACATCATGGGTGCCTCCTATCTCGACCGCAATCTCGACGCGTTGGCCAACGACGGACAGCTGGTGATCATCGGGATGCAGGGCGGTCTCAAGGCCGAACTCAACATCGGCAAGCTGCTACCCAAGCGCGCCCGGATCATCGGCACCACGCTGCGTGGCCGGCCGGTGAGCGGCCCGAACAGCAAGGGCGAGATCGTCGCCGCGGTGACGGCGTCGGTGTGGCCGATGATCGCCGACGGCCGGGTCCGGCCGTTCATCGGCGCGCGCATGCCGATTCAGCAAGCGGCAGAAGCCCACCAGCAGCTGGTGTCGGGCGACGTGCACGGAAAGATCGTGCTGGCGGTCTGA
- a CDS encoding TIGR03086 family metal-binding protein: MPRDLRPGPDSPPADELQAAEDTLGVLRHVLHTIADDDLSRQTPCTEFDVAKLTEHLLKSIGGIGRIAGAEFPEREPGDSVERQIISVARPVLDAWHRRGLDGNVPFGKGEMSAKSACGIFSIEFLVHAWDYAAAVGRDVEAPEPLAEYVLDLAHNTIRPEFRGAAGFDDPVGVPADASALVQLVAFTGRNPAG, from the coding sequence ATGCCTCGTGATTTGCGACCCGGACCAGACTCTCCACCGGCCGACGAGCTACAGGCCGCCGAAGACACCCTCGGGGTACTGCGGCATGTCCTGCACACCATCGCCGACGACGATCTGTCCCGCCAGACTCCGTGCACCGAGTTCGATGTGGCCAAGTTGACCGAGCATCTACTGAAGTCGATCGGCGGCATCGGCCGCATAGCGGGTGCGGAGTTCCCAGAGCGCGAACCGGGCGACTCGGTGGAAAGGCAGATCATCAGCGTGGCCCGCCCGGTTCTGGATGCGTGGCACCGTCGCGGCCTGGACGGCAACGTGCCGTTCGGCAAGGGCGAGATGTCGGCCAAGTCGGCCTGCGGCATTTTCTCGATCGAATTCCTGGTGCACGCTTGGGATTACGCGGCAGCCGTGGGACGCGATGTCGAGGCCCCGGAGCCGCTGGCCGAATACGTGCTGGACTTGGCGCACAACACCATCAGGCCGGAATTCCGCGGTGCCGCCGGGTTCGACGACCCCGTCGGCGTGCCTGCGGACGCGAGCGCCCTGGTCCAGCTCGTCGCGTTCACCGGCCGCAACCCCGCGGGCTAG
- a CDS encoding pyridoxal phosphate-dependent aminotransferase yields the protein MTARLRPELAGLPVYVPGKTVPGSMKLASNETVFGPLPSVRAAIEQATDIINRYPDNGCVHLKAALAKHLGSGFEPEHVAVGAGSVSLCQQLVQITASAGDEVIFGWRSFELYPPQVQVAGATAIKVPLTDHTFDLYAMLAAITDRTRLIFVCNPNNPTSTVVDPDALTRFVEAVPPHIVIAIDEAYVEYIRDGMLPDSLGLVRGHCNVVVLRTFSKAYGLAGLRVGYAVGHPDLITALDQVFVPFSVTNISQVAAIASLDAADELLARTDALVADRVRVSAELRDAGFTLPPSQANFVWLPLGPRTQDFVTRAADAGIVVRQYGTDGVRVSIGAPKENDALLAFARDWITRPEVDE from the coding sequence ATGACTGCCCGCCTACGGCCGGAGCTGGCCGGGCTGCCAGTTTATGTTCCTGGCAAGACCGTGCCGGGCTCGATGAAACTGGCCAGCAACGAGACGGTGTTCGGCCCGCTGCCCAGTGTCCGCGCTGCCATCGAGCAGGCCACCGACATCATCAACCGCTACCCGGACAACGGCTGCGTACACCTCAAAGCGGCGCTGGCCAAGCATCTGGGTTCCGGTTTCGAACCGGAGCACGTCGCCGTCGGCGCCGGCTCGGTCAGCCTGTGCCAGCAGCTGGTTCAGATCACCGCCTCGGCGGGCGACGAGGTGATCTTCGGCTGGCGCAGCTTCGAGCTCTACCCGCCGCAGGTCCAGGTCGCCGGCGCGACGGCCATCAAGGTGCCGTTGACCGACCACACCTTCGACCTCTACGCGATGCTTGCCGCGATCACCGACCGCACCCGGCTGATCTTCGTCTGCAACCCCAACAACCCGACCTCCACCGTCGTCGACCCCGACGCGCTGACCCGCTTCGTCGAGGCCGTTCCGCCGCACATCGTGATTGCCATCGACGAGGCCTACGTCGAATACATCCGTGACGGCATGCTGCCAGACAGCCTGGGCCTGGTCCGAGGGCACTGCAATGTTGTTGTGCTGCGCACCTTTTCGAAGGCATACGGGCTGGCGGGTCTGCGCGTCGGCTACGCGGTCGGGCACCCGGACCTGATCACCGCCCTGGACCAGGTGTTCGTGCCGTTCTCCGTGACGAACATCTCGCAGGTCGCCGCCATCGCGTCGCTGGACGCCGCCGACGAGTTGTTGGCCCGCACCGACGCCCTGGTCGCCGACCGTGTTCGGGTGAGCGCCGAGTTGCGTGATGCCGGGTTCACCTTGCCGCCGTCGCAGGCGAACTTCGTCTGGCTGCCGCTCGGGCCCCGCACTCAGGATTTCGTCACGCGGGCGGCCGACGCGGGGATCGTGGTTCGTCAGTACGGCACCGACGGCGTCCGCGTCTCCATCGGTGCGCCGAAAGAAAACGACGCCCTGCTGGCGTTCGCCCGCGACTGGATCACCCGCCCGGAGGTCGACGAATGA
- a CDS encoding DUF4334 domain-containing protein: MSLARKKFDELRERSEKIGDAELDDLWATLEPATVEGMLGEWKGGEFVTGHKMNGQLEKAGWFGKTFTSARDVQPLVCLDADGKKFSNKEMGKGEASLWLEEFRGEVTATMVYDGQPVHDHFKKIDDDAVMGIMNGKGVLDNGRYYYFYLERV; this comes from the coding sequence ATGAGCCTTGCCCGCAAGAAGTTCGACGAATTGAGGGAACGCAGCGAGAAGATCGGCGATGCCGAGCTCGATGATTTGTGGGCGACTCTGGAGCCGGCGACGGTCGAGGGCATGCTCGGCGAGTGGAAGGGCGGCGAGTTCGTCACCGGCCACAAGATGAACGGGCAGCTGGAGAAGGCCGGCTGGTTCGGCAAAACGTTCACATCCGCACGTGACGTCCAGCCGCTGGTCTGCCTGGACGCCGACGGAAAGAAGTTCTCCAACAAGGAGATGGGCAAGGGCGAGGCGAGCCTGTGGCTCGAGGAATTCCGCGGCGAGGTCACCGCGACGATGGTCTACGACGGGCAGCCGGTGCACGATCACTTCAAGAAGATCGACGACGACGCCGTGATGGGCATCATGAACGGCAAGGGTGTCCTGGATAACGGCCGGTATTACTACTTCTACCTCGAGCGGGTGTAG
- a CDS encoding MarR family winged helix-turn-helix transcriptional regulator — translation METADDLRDNLVQVSFAVIAVLSRVAAEHDLSLTQLRVLGILRDREPAMAELATYLGLERSTVSGLIDRAVQRGLVRKSTDAVDGRSVRVSLTAQARRLQVRVIAEIGELMAPMTGSLNGTEQQRLSALLAKMLER, via the coding sequence ATGGAGACGGCCGACGACCTCAGGGATAATCTCGTGCAGGTGTCGTTCGCAGTGATCGCGGTGCTGAGCCGTGTTGCCGCCGAACATGATTTGTCGCTAACTCAGCTGCGGGTGCTGGGGATACTGCGTGACCGTGAACCGGCGATGGCCGAACTTGCGACATACCTCGGGTTGGAACGCTCGACCGTCAGCGGGCTCATCGACCGCGCGGTTCAGCGCGGATTGGTGCGAAAGAGCACCGACGCCGTCGACGGCCGGTCGGTACGGGTCAGCCTCACCGCCCAGGCGCGGCGACTCCAGGTGCGGGTCATTGCCGAGATCGGCGAGCTGATGGCGCCGATGACAGGCTCCCTCAACGGCACTGAACAGCAGCGGCTCTCCGCCCTGCTGGCCAAAATGCTGGAGCGCTAG
- a CDS encoding crotonase/enoyl-CoA hydratase family protein, with protein MGDTYESVTVEVKDHVAQVTLIGPGKGNAMGPAFWVEMPEVFAALDADRDVRAIVIAGSGKNFSYGLDVPAMGGSFAGVLAEGALARPRTDFHAEIKRMQGAITAVADCRTPTIAAVHGWCIGGGVDLISAVDIRYASADAKFSVREVKLAIVADVGSLARLPLILNDGHLRELALTGKDIDAARAEKIGLVNDVYDDPDKTLAAAHATAAEIAANPPLTVYGIKDVLDQQRISAVSESLRYVATWNAAFLPSKDLTEGISATFAKRPPQFTGE; from the coding sequence ATGGGCGATACATACGAATCCGTCACCGTCGAGGTCAAAGATCACGTAGCGCAGGTGACGCTGATCGGACCGGGTAAGGGCAACGCGATGGGGCCCGCCTTCTGGGTAGAGATGCCGGAGGTGTTCGCAGCGCTGGACGCCGACCGCGACGTCCGCGCCATCGTCATCGCCGGGTCGGGCAAGAACTTCAGCTATGGCCTTGACGTGCCCGCGATGGGCGGGTCGTTCGCCGGGGTGCTGGCCGAAGGTGCGCTGGCGCGCCCGCGCACCGACTTCCACGCCGAGATCAAGCGCATGCAGGGGGCGATCACCGCGGTCGCCGACTGCCGGACCCCGACGATCGCCGCGGTGCACGGTTGGTGCATCGGCGGCGGCGTCGACCTGATCTCGGCGGTCGACATCCGCTATGCCAGCGCCGACGCCAAGTTCTCGGTCCGGGAGGTCAAGCTCGCCATCGTCGCGGATGTCGGCAGCCTGGCCCGCCTGCCGCTGATCCTGAACGATGGCCATCTGCGGGAGCTGGCGCTGACGGGTAAGGACATCGACGCGGCACGCGCCGAGAAGATCGGCCTGGTCAACGACGTCTACGACGACCCAGACAAAACGCTGGCCGCGGCGCATGCCACCGCCGCCGAGATCGCCGCCAACCCACCGCTGACGGTCTACGGCATCAAGGACGTGCTGGACCAGCAGCGTATTTCGGCGGTTTCGGAGAGCCTGCGCTACGTCGCTACCTGGAACGCGGCCTTCCTGCCGTCCAAAGACCTGACCGAGGGCATCTCGGCGACCTTCGCCAAGCGTCCGCCCCAGTTCACCGGGGAGTAG
- a CDS encoding phosphotransferase family protein, with protein sequence MSEQGLGEGPLEDVSAVTGGTQNVMLRFTRSGRAYVLRRGPRHLRPRSNNVILRETKVLAALAGSDVPHPHLIAACDDTRVLGDAVFYLMDPVDGFNAGEGLPPLHASDASVRHGMGLSMADALAKLGAVDHVAVGLADFGKPEGFLERQVPRWLSELDSYSEYDGYPGPDIPGIEEVSSWLERHRPATWSPGIMHGDYHAANVMFSRTGPDVVAIVDWEMCTIGDPLLDLGWLLATWRQPDGSSVFSHALGGQDGLASTDELFERYAANTTRDLSHITWYTVLACFKLGIVIEGTLARACAGKAEKDVGDQLHAATVHLFERALTQIGTG encoded by the coding sequence ATGTCCGAGCAGGGACTGGGCGAGGGACCGCTCGAAGACGTTTCCGCCGTCACGGGTGGAACACAGAACGTGATGCTGCGGTTCACCCGATCCGGCCGAGCCTACGTGTTGCGGCGTGGACCACGGCACCTGCGTCCGCGCAGCAACAACGTGATCCTGCGGGAAACCAAAGTCCTTGCGGCGCTGGCCGGTTCTGATGTGCCGCACCCGCACCTGATCGCTGCCTGCGACGACACGAGGGTGCTCGGCGACGCCGTCTTCTACCTGATGGACCCGGTCGACGGATTCAACGCGGGCGAAGGGCTGCCGCCGTTGCATGCGAGCGATGCCAGCGTGCGGCACGGCATGGGCCTGTCGATGGCCGACGCGCTGGCGAAGCTGGGCGCCGTCGACCACGTCGCGGTGGGACTCGCCGATTTCGGCAAGCCGGAGGGCTTCCTGGAACGCCAGGTGCCGCGCTGGCTTTCGGAGCTGGACAGCTACAGCGAGTACGACGGCTACCCCGGGCCCGACATCCCGGGCATCGAGGAAGTGTCGTCCTGGCTGGAACGGCACCGGCCGGCGACCTGGTCACCCGGCATCATGCACGGCGACTACCACGCCGCCAACGTGATGTTCTCCCGTACCGGGCCCGACGTGGTCGCGATCGTCGACTGGGAGATGTGCACGATCGGTGACCCGCTGCTCGATCTGGGCTGGCTGCTGGCCACCTGGCGCCAGCCCGACGGGTCCAGCGTCTTCAGCCATGCCCTGGGCGGCCAGGACGGATTGGCCAGCACCGACGAGCTGTTCGAGCGCTACGCCGCCAACACCACCCGCGACCTGTCGCACATCACCTGGTACACCGTGCTGGCCTGTTTCAAGCTGGGCATCGTCATCGAGGGCACACTGGCGCGCGCGTGTGCCGGCAAGGCCGAGAAGGACGTCGGCGATCAACTGCACGCGGCGACGGTTCACCTGTTCGAGCGCGCGCTGACCCAGATCGGCACCGGCTAG